In one Parvibaculum sp. genomic region, the following are encoded:
- a CDS encoding alpha/beta fold hydrolase, giving the protein MKVSGGDVPAGEPAGLVDQVYATVLEPGRYDELMAAWERHIADAIRELDGPETEGRAPSDRDEIERHFLNAFTILERLGRPLEDRRPIEALVDADPRPAMLLAASGRVAAANAAAAELFAASAGQSLDALPVDADGMRQIREALSRMGAEPPGRLLAVARAFSARDGSAFIVALTCAPVREGDAPLGLLSVADLAWNDRIGAVLRQAFGLSEAECDIARALMAGASARDIADARKSSIETVRTQMKAVLRKTEAHSQGELIRMTAALAQFDMGGEGRIMARGRRASALFDILRRGPRKLVYTRIGAPQGRPVLFVHGMLDGYAAPLFNREALVARNISLIVPARPGFGGSDHDGEAEGAPDRFAADAEALLDHLGIARCPVLGHLSGALYAYAIAARMGSRIPHILNVSGTVPVTSGAQISALAPRQRIVAYTTKYAPRFSRLILRAAVALIDSGGHHAFMKALYESAVADWPVAQRGDVLPHLSDGYDFMVAQGYKAFEIDARLLMQDWSRYVAPVTQPVTLLHGPHDPAVPVWSVRDFAGRYANVALHEVADAGQLIFFARPELVLDRLESALRAP; this is encoded by the coding sequence ATGAAGGTTTCGGGGGGCGACGTGCCGGCCGGCGAGCCGGCGGGGCTGGTCGATCAGGTCTATGCGACGGTGCTCGAACCCGGCCGTTACGACGAGTTGATGGCCGCCTGGGAGCGGCATATCGCCGACGCCATCCGCGAACTCGACGGGCCGGAAACCGAGGGACGGGCGCCGTCCGACCGCGACGAAATCGAACGCCATTTTCTCAATGCCTTCACCATTCTCGAACGCCTCGGCCGGCCGCTCGAGGACCGGCGTCCGATCGAGGCACTGGTCGATGCCGATCCCCGTCCCGCCATGCTGCTCGCCGCGAGCGGGCGCGTCGCCGCGGCCAACGCCGCCGCCGCCGAACTCTTCGCCGCCTCCGCCGGACAATCGCTCGACGCATTGCCAGTCGATGCCGACGGCATGCGCCAGATCCGCGAGGCGCTGTCGCGGATGGGCGCCGAGCCGCCGGGGCGGCTGCTGGCGGTGGCGCGTGCCTTTTCGGCGCGCGACGGTTCGGCCTTCATCGTTGCGCTGACATGCGCGCCGGTGCGCGAGGGCGATGCGCCGCTCGGTCTACTCAGCGTCGCCGACCTTGCCTGGAATGACCGCATCGGCGCCGTGCTGCGTCAGGCGTTCGGGCTCAGCGAGGCCGAATGCGACATCGCCCGCGCGTTGATGGCGGGCGCCTCGGCGCGCGACATCGCCGATGCGCGCAAGAGCTCCATCGAAACGGTTCGAACACAGATGAAGGCCGTGCTGCGCAAGACCGAAGCGCATTCGCAGGGTGAGCTGATCCGCATGACGGCGGCGCTGGCGCAGTTCGACATGGGCGGCGAGGGCCGCATCATGGCGCGCGGCCGGCGGGCTTCGGCGCTGTTCGACATATTGCGGCGCGGGCCGCGCAAGCTTGTCTACACGCGGATCGGCGCACCGCAGGGCCGGCCGGTGCTCTTCGTCCACGGCATGCTCGACGGCTATGCGGCGCCGCTCTTCAACCGCGAGGCGCTTGTTGCGCGCAACATCAGTCTCATCGTCCCGGCGCGTCCGGGTTTTGGCGGGTCGGATCATGACGGCGAGGCGGAAGGCGCGCCGGACCGTTTCGCCGCCGATGCCGAGGCGCTGCTCGATCATCTCGGCATTGCGCGCTGTCCGGTGCTCGGCCATCTCAGCGGCGCGCTTTATGCCTATGCGATCGCGGCGCGCATGGGATCGCGCATCCCGCATATTCTCAACGTTTCGGGCACGGTGCCGGTCACGTCCGGCGCGCAGATATCGGCATTGGCGCCGCGCCAGCGCATTGTCGCCTATACGACGAAATATGCGCCGCGCTTCTCGCGGCTGATCCTGCGCGCGGCCGTGGCGCTGATCGACAGCGGTGGCCATCACGCCTTCATGAAGGCGCTTTACGAAAGCGCCGTCGCCGACTGGCCGGTCGCACAGCGCGGCGATGTGCTGCCGCATTTGAGCGACGGTTACGACTTCATGGTGGCGCAGGGCTACAAGGCCTTCGAGATCGACGCCCGGCTGTTGATGCAGGACTGGAGCCGGTATGTGGCGCCCGTCACCCAGCCGGTGACGCTGCTGCACGGGCCGCACGATCCGGCGGTGCCGGTCTGGTCGGTGCGCGATTTCGCCGGCCGCTACGCCAATGTCGCGCTGCATGAGGTCGCGGATGCCGGGCAGCTCATCTTCTTCGCCCGGCCCGAACTCGTGCTCGACCGGCTGGAATCCGCGCTCCGGGCACCCTGA
- a CDS encoding TrkH family potassium uptake protein, whose translation MDNTKVVGLVVGALLVALSVLMLVPILAELVANSGDWQAFLGSAVITGFVGGALMLANQTEDRDLGHRATFLVTVLSWLSVGAFSALPFALSRVGMSYPDAFFEAMSGFTTTGATVMTGLDMTPPGLLLWRSLLQWVGGIGIIVTAVAILPFLRVGGMQLFRTESTDRSDKVLPRPGQIAVAIGEVYLLLTLLCALAYMLAGMLPFDALNHAMTTVATAGYSTHDASFAHFDSAVIEWIAIVFMISGAVPLVLYVHTARGTGETLWGDPQVRGFLVILASVSIVMALWLAARGDYSFFTALRYTAFNVTSIVTTTGFASTDYTAWGSFAVMAFLFLMFIGGCTGSTSGGMKIFRLQVLAMLLRTQIRQTLYPHVAQTLRYGNRTVSRDIVFSVALFVFVYLASMVVVAMALAAFGLDFITALSSAITSIANVGPGLGPIVGPAGNFAPLPDGAKIVMALAMLLGRLELLTVLVMFSKDYWRE comes from the coding sequence ATGGACAACACCAAGGTTGTCGGCCTTGTGGTCGGGGCGCTTCTGGTGGCGCTTTCGGTGCTGATGCTGGTGCCGATCCTTGCGGAGCTTGTCGCCAATAGTGGCGACTGGCAGGCCTTTCTGGGAAGCGCCGTCATTACCGGCTTTGTCGGCGGCGCGCTGATGCTGGCCAACCAGACGGAAGACCGCGATCTCGGCCACCGCGCCACCTTTCTCGTCACCGTGCTCTCCTGGCTTTCGGTCGGCGCCTTCTCGGCGCTGCCCTTCGCGCTGTCGCGCGTCGGCATGTCCTACCCGGACGCCTTTTTCGAAGCCATGTCGGGCTTCACGACCACCGGGGCGACCGTGATGACCGGCCTCGACATGACGCCGCCCGGCCTTCTCCTCTGGCGCTCGCTGCTGCAATGGGTCGGCGGCATCGGCATCATCGTCACCGCGGTCGCCATTCTGCCGTTCCTCCGCGTCGGCGGCATGCAGCTCTTCCGCACCGAGAGCACCGACCGTTCCGACAAGGTGCTGCCGCGCCCCGGACAGATCGCGGTCGCCATCGGCGAGGTCTATCTGCTGCTGACGCTTCTCTGCGCACTTGCCTATATGTTGGCCGGCATGCTGCCGTTCGACGCGCTCAATCACGCGATGACGACGGTCGCCACCGCCGGCTATTCGACGCATGACGCCTCGTTTGCGCATTTCGACAGCGCCGTGATCGAGTGGATCGCCATCGTCTTCATGATTTCCGGCGCCGTGCCGCTGGTGCTTTATGTCCATACCGCGCGCGGCACCGGCGAAACGCTGTGGGGCGATCCGCAGGTGCGCGGGTTCCTCGTCATTCTCGCCAGCGTGTCGATCGTCATGGCGCTGTGGCTGGCGGCGCGCGGCGACTATTCCTTCTTCACGGCGCTGCGCTACACGGCCTTCAACGTCACCTCCATCGTCACCACCACGGGCTTTGCCAGCACCGACTACACGGCCTGGGGTTCGTTTGCGGTCATGGCCTTCCTCTTCCTGATGTTCATCGGCGGCTGCACCGGCTCGACCTCGGGCGGCATGAAGATCTTCCGCCTGCAGGTGCTCGCTATGCTCCTGCGCACGCAGATACGTCAGACGCTTTATCCGCATGTCGCGCAGACATTGCGCTACGGCAACCGAACGGTCAGCCGCGACATCGTGTTTTCGGTCGCCTTGTTCGTCTTCGTCTATCTGGCGTCGATGGTCGTCGTTGCAATGGCGCTTGCGGCCTTCGGGCTCGATTTCATCACCGCGCTTTCTTCCGCCATCACCTCGATCGCCAATGTCGGCCCCGGCCTCGGCCCCATCGTCGGCCCCGCCGGCAATTTCGCGCCGCTGCCCGACGGCGCCAAGATCGTCATGGCGCTCGCCATGCTGCTCGGCCGCCTCGAACTGCTGACGGTGCTGGTCATGTTCTCGAAGGATTACTGGCGGGAGTGA
- a CDS encoding cob(I)yrinic acid a,c-diamide adenosyltransferase, giving the protein MVTLNKIYTRTGDKGTTALASGERVPKHALRIESYGTVDETNSAIGVARLHTAGMEKLDAMLARIQNDLFDLGADLATPDRGEKLDYEPLRIVEGQVTRLEAEIDELNAGLEPLRSFVLPAGVPAAAHLHLARTICRRAERLVAALAEKPEERVGAPALHYLNRLSDFLFVAARYVNKGVDGKGPGDVLWTPGASR; this is encoded by the coding sequence ATGGTCACGCTGAACAAGATCTACACACGCACCGGCGACAAGGGCACGACGGCGCTTGCGAGCGGCGAGCGCGTGCCGAAACACGCGCTGAGGATCGAGAGCTACGGCACCGTCGACGAAACCAATTCGGCGATCGGCGTGGCGCGGCTCCACACCGCCGGCATGGAAAAACTCGACGCCATGCTGGCCCGCATCCAGAACGACCTCTTCGATCTCGGCGCCGACCTCGCGACGCCCGACCGCGGCGAAAAGCTCGACTACGAACCCTTGCGCATCGTCGAGGGGCAGGTGACGCGGCTTGAGGCCGAGATTGACGAACTGAACGCCGGGCTCGAGCCCCTGCGCTCCTTCGTTCTGCCGGCGGGCGTTCCGGCCGCGGCCCATCTGCACCTTGCCCGCACCATCTGCCGCCGCGCCGAACGGCTGGTGGCGGCGCTCGCCGAAAAGCCCGAAGAACGGGTCGGCGCCCCGGCCCTGCACTATCTGAACCGGCTGTCGGATTTCCTTTTCGTGGCTGCCCGCTACGTCAACAAGGGCGTGGACGGCAAAGGCCCCGGCGACGTGCTCTGGACCCCCGGCGCAAGCCGCTGA
- a CDS encoding electron transfer flavoprotein subunit beta/FixA family protein — MKVLVPIKRVVDYNVKIRVKSDQTGVDLANVKMSMNPFDEIAVEEAVRMKEAGTATEVVAVSIGVQQTTETIRTALAMGADRGILVKTDETVEPLNVAKILKAIAEEEKPDLIVLGKQAIDDDCNQTGQMLAALLGWPQGTFASKVELEGGKLKLTREIDGGLQTLMLNMPAVVTTDLRLNEPRYASLPNIMKAKKKPIDEKSPADYGVDVKARLEVLKVTEPPQRQAGIKVESVEQLVSKLKEAGVIG; from the coding sequence ATGAAAGTCCTCGTCCCGATCAAGCGAGTGGTCGATTACAACGTCAAGATTCGCGTCAAGTCGGATCAGACCGGTGTCGATCTCGCCAATGTGAAGATGTCGATGAACCCGTTCGACGAAATCGCCGTCGAAGAAGCGGTTCGCATGAAGGAAGCCGGCACGGCGACGGAAGTCGTCGCCGTTTCGATCGGCGTCCAGCAGACGACCGAAACCATCCGCACCGCGCTCGCCATGGGCGCCGACCGGGGCATTCTGGTGAAGACCGACGAAACGGTCGAACCGCTCAACGTGGCGAAAATCCTGAAAGCCATCGCCGAAGAAGAAAAGCCCGACCTGATCGTTCTCGGCAAGCAGGCGATCGACGACGACTGCAACCAGACCGGCCAGATGCTGGCCGCCCTTCTGGGCTGGCCGCAGGGCACCTTCGCCTCGAAGGTCGAACTGGAAGGCGGCAAGCTGAAGCTGACGCGCGAAATCGACGGCGGCTTGCAGACGCTGATGCTGAACATGCCGGCCGTTGTAACCACCGACCTGCGCCTCAACGAACCGCGCTACGCCTCGCTCCCCAACATCATGAAAGCCAAGAAGAAGCCGATCGACGAGAAGTCGCCGGCCGATTACGGCGTCGATGTGAAGGCGCGCCTCGAAGTGCTGAAAGTGACCGAACCGCCGCAGCGCCAGGCCGGCATCAAGGTCGAATCGGTTGAACAGCTCGTATCGAAGCTCAAGGAAGCGGGAGTGATCGGATGA
- a CDS encoding acyloxyacyl hydrolase, producing MKQKTSLLAAMAATAFICAGVPASAEGFISEVRLGVMDHDSSMFHDSHETSDPDINAEIRFVSPDFLAWAFAPRPLIGGTVNTGNGTSFGYAGLGWTFDLTDAFFIDLTFGGAVHDGSTKGRTATSKDYGCRAQFHESGSIGYRFDKSNALMLTVEHMSNGGLCKRNEGLTNTGIRYAYTF from the coding sequence GTGAAGCAAAAGACAAGTCTGCTTGCCGCCATGGCGGCAACCGCCTTTATCTGTGCCGGCGTTCCGGCATCGGCCGAAGGCTTCATCAGCGAAGTGCGCCTTGGCGTCATGGATCACGACTCGAGCATGTTCCACGACTCGCATGAGACGAGCGATCCCGACATCAACGCCGAAATCCGATTCGTGTCGCCGGATTTTCTCGCCTGGGCTTTTGCGCCGCGTCCGCTGATCGGCGGCACCGTCAACACCGGCAACGGCACCAGCTTCGGTTATGCCGGCCTCGGCTGGACCTTCGACCTCACCGACGCCTTCTTCATCGACCTGACATTCGGCGGCGCTGTGCATGACGGTTCGACCAAGGGCAGGACCGCGACCAGCAAAGACTATGGCTGCCGGGCGCAGTTCCACGAGAGCGGTTCGATCGGTTATCGCTTCGACAAGTCGAACGCGCTGATGCTCACAGTCGAGCACATGTCGAATGGCGGTCTGTGCAAACGCAATGAAGGCCTGACCAATACCGGCATCCGCTACGCCTACACCTTCTAG
- a CDS encoding cytochrome b produces MSQTETFSGGSKAFHWVAAVLVLLMLYGGFNLSRETATWHFGFGLIVLTVMVFWLGWRMSKPRPALPPMPRWQEISAKSVHHLLMLCVTLQPIFGLMMVTTSKREPVAFGVIPLKIAQNDTINGIGNFLHGVNGRLLLALVLIHIAAALYHHFVLKDNVLKRMLPFAKG; encoded by the coding sequence ATGTCGCAGACCGAAACTTTCAGCGGCGGTTCCAAGGCGTTTCACTGGGTCGCGGCGGTGCTTGTGCTGCTGATGCTCTATGGCGGCTTCAACCTGAGCCGCGAAACGGCGACATGGCATTTCGGCTTCGGGCTGATCGTGCTGACGGTGATGGTGTTCTGGCTCGGCTGGCGCATGAGCAAGCCGCGTCCCGCCCTGCCGCCGATGCCGCGCTGGCAGGAGATTTCGGCAAAGTCGGTTCATCACCTGTTGATGCTGTGCGTGACGCTGCAACCGATTTTCGGGCTGATGATGGTGACGACCTCGAAGCGCGAACCGGTCGCCTTCGGCGTCATTCCGCTGAAGATCGCGCAGAACGACACGATCAACGGCATCGGCAATTTCCTGCATGGCGTCAACGGCCGCTTGCTGCTGGCGCTGGTGCTGATCCACATTGCCGCCGCGCTCTATCATCACTTCGTCCTGAAGGACAATGTGCTGAAACGGATGCTGCCCTTCGCAAAAGGCTGA
- a CDS encoding acyl-CoA dehydrogenase family protein, translating into MSPAESAAAKSPARPGEALQRADLLALTPQAVDDADALLAKARASVFALVAKDGKVSAAAIEREQFAVHGFAWMATYVEALRQMAAYAARMSGEKRLGEFEALLVQAAFGEYLNQLAGGIPMSQGETVRPADLGLTEEDVATFRAAPAVRRLASAGFTTAVRARLAELIAANAGAATFGDTGLEETYDAIRDQMRRFADAEVIPHAHEWHLKDDYIPMPVVKQMAELGVFGLTIPEEFGGLGLGKESMCVVSEELSRGYIGVGSLGTRSEIAAELILGGGTKEQKDKWLPKIASGEVLPTAVFTEPNTGSDLASLRTRGKREGDVYKINGNKTWITHAARADVMTLLCRTNDAPGYKGLSMLLAEKPRGDDADPFPAKGMSGGEIEVLGYRGMKEFEIGFDDFEVKAENLLGGEEGQGFKQLMQTFESARIQTAARAVGVAQSALELGLRYAQERIQFGKPIYDFPRVNGKLVTMAVEIMVARQLTYFAAREKDGGRRCDLEAGMAKLLAARIAWAAADNALQIHGGNGFALEYPVSRVLCDARILNIFEGAAEIQAQVIARRLLEGGN; encoded by the coding sequence ATGAGCCCTGCCGAAAGCGCCGCCGCCAAATCGCCCGCCCGACCCGGAGAGGCGCTGCAACGCGCCGACCTGCTGGCGCTGACGCCGCAAGCCGTCGACGACGCCGACGCGCTGCTGGCGAAGGCGCGGGCGTCGGTCTTCGCGCTGGTGGCGAAGGACGGCAAGGTCTCGGCTGCAGCGATCGAGCGCGAGCAATTCGCGGTGCATGGCTTCGCCTGGATGGCAACCTATGTGGAAGCCTTGCGCCAGATGGCGGCCTATGCCGCGCGCATGAGCGGCGAGAAGCGCCTCGGCGAGTTCGAGGCGCTGCTGGTGCAGGCCGCCTTCGGCGAATATCTGAACCAGCTTGCGGGCGGCATTCCGATGAGCCAGGGCGAGACGGTGCGTCCCGCCGATCTCGGGCTGACGGAGGAAGATGTCGCTACATTTCGTGCCGCGCCGGCGGTGCGCCGGCTCGCAAGCGCCGGCTTCACGACGGCGGTGCGCGCGCGGCTGGCCGAGCTGATCGCCGCCAATGCCGGCGCCGCGACCTTTGGCGATACGGGGCTCGAAGAAACCTACGACGCGATCCGCGACCAGATGCGCCGCTTCGCCGATGCCGAAGTGATCCCGCACGCGCATGAGTGGCACCTGAAGGACGACTACATCCCGATGCCGGTGGTCAAGCAGATGGCCGAACTCGGCGTCTTCGGGCTGACGATCCCGGAAGAATTCGGCGGCCTCGGCCTCGGCAAGGAATCGATGTGCGTCGTCTCCGAGGAATTGTCGCGCGGTTACATCGGCGTCGGCTCGCTCGGCACGCGTTCGGAAATCGCCGCCGAACTCATTCTCGGCGGCGGCACGAAGGAACAGAAAGACAAATGGCTGCCGAAGATCGCGAGCGGCGAAGTGCTGCCGACGGCGGTCTTCACCGAACCGAACACCGGCTCCGACCTCGCGAGCCTGCGCACCCGCGGGAAGCGCGAGGGCGACGTCTACAAGATCAACGGCAACAAGACCTGGATCACCCATGCGGCGCGCGCGGACGTGATGACGCTGCTCTGCCGCACCAACGACGCGCCGGGCTACAAGGGCCTGTCGATGCTGCTGGCGGAAAAGCCGCGCGGCGACGACGCCGATCCCTTTCCGGCGAAGGGCATGTCGGGCGGCGAAATCGAGGTGCTCGGCTATCGCGGCATGAAGGAATTCGAGATCGGCTTCGACGATTTCGAAGTGAAGGCCGAAAACCTCTTGGGCGGCGAGGAAGGTCAGGGCTTCAAGCAATTGATGCAGACCTTCGAAAGCGCCCGCATCCAGACCGCGGCGCGCGCCGTCGGCGTCGCGCAATCGGCGCTGGAACTCGGTTTGCGCTATGCGCAGGAGCGCATCCAGTTCGGCAAGCCGATCTACGATTTCCCGCGCGTCAACGGCAAGCTGGTGACGATGGCCGTCGAGATCATGGTGGCGCGCCAGCTCACTTATTTTGCGGCACGCGAGAAGGATGGCGGCAGACGTTGCGACCTCGAAGCGGGCATGGCCAAGCTGCTGGCGGCGCGCATCGCCTGGGCGGCGGCCGACAACGCCCTGCAAATCCATGGCGGCAACGGTTTCGCGCTCGAATATCCGGTGAGCCGTGTGCTCTGCGACGCACGCATTTTGAACATTTTCGAGGGCGCCGCCGAAATCCAGGCGCAAGTGATTGCCCGCCGCCTGCTCGAAGGCGGCAACTGA
- a CDS encoding haloalkane dehalogenase, with protein MTNKEISPHEHPKKSVTISGRSMAYVEMGEGDPIVFLHGNPTSSYLWRNVMPHLRDQGRCIAPDLIGMGDSDKLEPSGPERYTFREHRRFLDAFLEAVGATKNVTLVIHDWGSALGFDWANRHRGLVEGIAYMEGIVRPLEWSEWSEAAKGIFQGFRSDVGEEMILNKNLFIEAVLPGSVIRKMTDEEMNVYRRPFREAGEDRRPTLTWPRQIPLGGEPADVVEIAADYAHWMSENGLPKLFVNAEPGAILIGAQREFCRSWKNQTEVTVKGSHFIQEDSPHEIGEAIAKWRKGWKK; from the coding sequence ATGACCAATAAAGAAATTTCGCCGCACGAACACCCGAAGAAATCGGTAACGATCTCGGGACGTTCCATGGCTTATGTCGAAATGGGCGAAGGCGACCCGATCGTCTTTCTCCACGGCAATCCGACATCGTCCTATTTGTGGCGCAATGTGATGCCGCATCTGCGGGATCAAGGCCGCTGCATCGCGCCCGACCTGATCGGCATGGGCGACAGCGACAAGCTCGAACCCTCGGGCCCGGAACGCTACACGTTTCGGGAGCACCGGCGCTTTCTGGACGCCTTCCTCGAAGCAGTCGGCGCAACGAAGAATGTCACGCTGGTCATACACGACTGGGGCTCGGCGCTGGGTTTCGACTGGGCGAACCGGCATCGCGGTCTCGTCGAAGGCATCGCCTATATGGAAGGCATCGTGCGGCCGCTCGAATGGAGCGAATGGAGCGAGGCGGCCAAGGGTATCTTCCAGGGCTTCCGCTCCGACGTCGGCGAGGAAATGATCCTGAACAAGAACCTCTTCATCGAGGCGGTGCTGCCGGGCTCGGTGATCCGCAAGATGACGGACGAAGAGATGAACGTCTATCGCCGCCCCTTCCGCGAAGCGGGCGAGGACCGCCGGCCGACACTGACCTGGCCGCGCCAGATCCCGCTCGGCGGCGAGCCGGCCGATGTCGTCGAGATCGCCGCCGACTATGCGCATTGGATGTCCGAAAACGGCCTGCCGAAGCTCTTCGTCAATGCCGAACCGGGCGCCATCCTGATCGGCGCACAGCGCGAGTTCTGCCGGAGCTGGAAGAACCAGACCGAAGTGACTGTGAAGGGCAGCCACTTCATTCAGGAAGACAGCCCCCACGAAATCGGCGAGGCCATCGCCAAATGGCGCAAGGGCTGGAAAAAATAA
- a CDS encoding twin transmembrane helix small protein, giving the protein MSEFVVTWLAPIALIAVLAVLLAGLWNMMRGGSANRSQLLMRWRVGLQFLAVIVIMLGLYLANR; this is encoded by the coding sequence ATGTCTGAATTCGTCGTTACCTGGCTGGCGCCGATCGCGCTGATCGCGGTGCTGGCGGTCTTGCTGGCCGGCCTGTGGAACATGATGCGCGGCGGCTCGGCCAACCGCTCGCAACTGCTGATGCGCTGGCGCGTCGGCCTGCAGTTTCTGGCCGTTATCGTCATCATGCTGGGGCTTTATCTCGCCAACCGGTGA